The Glycine soja cultivar W05 chromosome 15, ASM419377v2, whole genome shotgun sequence region tttcacacttacttgcTCACGTTTATTGCTTTGTATTTAGAATAGAACATACTTTTACTTTCAGTCTCAATCATGATTTCTGTTTGCAAATGCCTGCTTATTGAACAAACCTTTACAaaatgaacaagttccctgagttcgatactcaattcacaccgttttaattatttacttgacgacccggtgcacttgccggtagATTTCGCATCCACACAAACAAGTAGTATCGTGGAGAGCAAAACAAGTAttttggcaccgttgccggggaactttttccatttggaaagtttagttcagtttgaaggcattaattcattattatttgatttattaatttttttgttagtattTGTTTAGTtcagaatttattttcttctttaattggTTAATTGTTGTTCCTGTTAGTGTTTGCATGTGTAGATCTTCTGCAGGTGAATTGGTTCCATtggatttagaaattgaagcaACCTTCAGAAGAAACAAcgcagagagaaaaagaaagttttgTACAACAGAATAGTAGCATCAATCCTTGAAGAGGCTCACTTTTTTAAGTCATCATCTTCTAATTCCGCTACATctagtgtagaagcaaagcttcatggtgaatcaaaggtgattcaaaggtgttttgatgataacaatgatgataacaaaagatgatgacaaaggtgatgacaaagagaaggcttaatcaagataagtatgaaaagtttttctcaaaaattgagtagcacatgatttttctcaaaacatgtttaccaaagagtttttactctctggtaatcgattaccagattgctgtaatcgattaccagtagcaaaattgttttgaaaaagttttcaaattgaatttacaacgttccaattaatttcaaaaagttgtaatcgattacaatgttttggtaatcgattaccagtgcctttgaacgttgaaattcaaattcaaaagtgaagagtcacatcttttcacataaaagctttgtgtaatcgattacctgtgattgtttttgaataaaatcaaaagatgtaactcttcaaatagttttttgactttttcaaattggtttttaagtttttctaaaagtcataactcttctaatggttgtcttgaccagacatgaagagtctataaaagcaaggctttgttttgcatttcaataatcttgaacacttattcatacaatcctttacaagccttggatctctttgaacttcttcttcttctttgtaccaaaagctttccaaagttttctggttttctaaaccttgaaaacttgtgctattcattcttttcttctattctccctttgccaaaaagaattcgccaaggactaaccgtctgaattctttttgtgtctctcttctcccttttccataagaacaaaggactaaccgcctgaattcttttgtgtctcccttctcccttgtcaaagaattcaaaacaacacagtctgagaattcttttgattcttccctttccctaatacaaaagtgttcaaaggactaaccgcctgagaattcttttgtatccccattcacaaagtatcaaaggtttaacagcctaagatctttgtcttaacacattggagggtacatcctttgtggtaaaagtagagggtacatctacttgggtttgactaagaacaagagagggtacatctcttgtggatcagttctagtagagggtacatccactaggttcaaagagaacaagggagggtacatcccttgtggatctttgcttgtaaaaggatttttacaaggttgaaagaaatctcaaggaccgcaggtcgcttggggactggatgtaggcatgggttgttgccgaaccagtataaaaactcttgtgtgtttgtttccttcttccctactcttttactttccgttgtgcattttaatttctgcttttacttttggttaagtttctcttctactccttattctcttaacaacataagtaaaagccttagaagagtaaatttttaattagtaaaggtttaggaataattaattcaaccccctttcttaattattctgaggccactcaatCCAACATCTAGGGAATCTTAAACAGCAGAAATTGAAGCCGAAGTCATGGCTGAAGAGCAACCTCGACGAGTGACCCTGGAAGATTACTGAAGTACATTTGTGCCGTAGTTCTTTACTAGCATTGCGCGGCCGGAGGTTCAAGCACAAAATATAACCTATACACATTCATTAATTCAGTTGATTCAGaacaatttgtttcatggtctgCCAAATGAAAACCCGTATGCACATCTAGCCACTTATATTGAGATTTGCAACACTGTCAGACTGGCTGGTGTGCCTGAGGATGCTGTTagattgagcttgttttcattttctttgtctaGAGAGGAAAAAAGATGACTCTATTCATTTAAAGGTAATAGTCTtaagacttgggatgaagtggttgaaaaattcttgaagaaatacttcccagagtccaagactgcTGAAGGAAAAGCTGCTATCTCATCCTTTCATCAATTTGCAGACGAGTCCTTGAGTGAGGCTTTGGAAAGATTTCATGGGTTGCTAAGAAAGACGCCTAATCATGGATTTTCAGAACTGATCTAGCTCAATATTTTCATTGACGGGTTAAGGCCAAAATCCAAGCAGCTTTTAGATGCTTCTACAGGgggaaaactaaaattaaaacccCTAAAGAAGCCATGGAATTGATTGAGAATATGGCTGCTAATGACCATGCAATCTTGCGTGATAGAGCACACATCCCAACCAAAAGAAGCCTGTTGAAGCTTTCATCACAGGACACTTTGTTGGCCCAAAACAAGTTGTTGTCCAAGCAACTTGAAGCTTTAACTGTAACACTAAGTAAGTTTCCAACTCAATTGCATGCTGGACAACCTTCAccctcttctgttttgcaggttgcaggttGTGTTATATATGGTGGAGCACATGATTCTGGCTGCTGCATTCCCATAGAAGATACAACACATGAAGTGAACTACATGGGGAACCAACCAAGACAAAACTTTAATGCTAGTGAGTATTTTGGATTTCAATATGGCCAACAATATAATCAGAAATAGGGACAGTGGAGAACTCACCCTGGTAATCAACTCAATAAAGACCAAGGTGGGCCATCTAACAGGCCacaacaacaagggcctagtctctatgataGAACGacgaagctggaagagactaTTGCTCAGTTCATGCAAGTATCCATGTCCAATCAAAAGAGCATAGAGTCAGCCATTAAGAATCTAgaagtccaggtgggacaaTTGGCCAAGCAACTGGCAAACCGACCGTCAACCAGCTTtggagccaacacagagaagaatccTAAGGAGGAGTGCAAGGCTGTTATGACTAAAAGCAAAATGGTGAGCATGAATGAAGGTGAGAAGAGGATAGGTGAAGAAAAACAACAACTGGTGACTGAACCAGAAATTGACCCAGTGATGGAACCTTTGAGTGAGACTGAGGAAGAAGTGGAAGTAGAAGATGATCAGCAGAAGGAGATACCAATAAttgtgagtgaaaaagaaataagtgagaaggaaaagaaagaaaaagaaaatgaaaaaaatgaaaaagaagaatgagagaaatgaagagaagaaaaagaccaAGAGTGAGCTGGctagagaaaagagaaaggagGCAAGTCCAAGCAAAAGGGAGGAGGTGCCATATCCATTGGTACCAacaaagaaagacaaggaacGACATCTGGCtcgtttccttgatatcttcaagaaattggagattactatgccctttggagaagctctTCAAGAAATGCCGTTGTACTCTAAGTTTTTAAAAGGTATGCTCACACGGAAGAATAAGTACATTCACAGTGAAAACATCATTGTGGAAGGAAACTACAGTGTTGTAATTCAGAGGattcttccacctaagcacaaagatcctgggagTTTGACTATTCCGTGTTCAATTGGTGAAGTTTCTGTTGGCAAGGCTCTTATTGATTTGGGAGCCAGTATTAATTTGATGCCGCTTTCCCTATGCCGGAGGCTtggagagttggagataatgCCAACTAGAAATGGAGTGATAGAAGATGTTTTGGTTCAAGTCAAACACCTTATCTTTCCTGctgactttgtggtaatggacaTAGAGGAAGATACATATATTCCCTTAATTTTGGGACATCCATTTATGGCTAGTGCAAGCTGTGCAGTAGACATGGGAAAGAAGAAGCTAGAAATGGGTATTGAAGACCAAAAGATTAGCTTTGAGCTATTTGATGAATAAAGGACATTGCTTGACCAGAATGTTtgtctagaggtgaaggagagaACCAAGCTTGATCTGGGCTAACAAAGACTtttgcgtcaagctaatgacattaaaagagcgcttactgggaggcaacccagccctttttaattctatttttcttgcatttagttaagtttgattgcttgtgattgttTGAATTCAACATGTTTAGTATTGGAAAAGGGGTTAAAATTTTTTTGTGAAGTTGTGGATAGAAAAAtagcttgaaaaaaaatttttgTTGTCTACTCACTAAGCGCACtccttgcgctaagcgccatcTTCTTCACGTGCTAAGCGAGATGTtgttcgcgctaagcgcattgaCCCCTGATCATTGGCTGTATGGTCCCACTAAGCGCGTGACctatgcgctaagcccaataaactctctattcatttaatttttggaattgggctaagcgagtcatctCGCTAAGTGAACAAGTTTGGTTTCGCTAAGCGTGCTGACGCGCTAAGTGCTATTCTTCTTTGTTTGATTAATTTTgagaattgggctaagcgaggtGCTCTCGCTGAGCCCAATTCCTTCTCTATTTAGAATAATGCTAAACGAGACGGACGTGCTAAGCGTGGGCCACTACTACATTTAAGGAGCATTTTATTCGCTAAGCGCGGCCTTGTCCTGCTAAGCAAGAGTTGCAGGACCAATCAGAGCTGCAGAACTCGCCCAGCACGAATCTTGGCGCTAAGCCCAGAAACTTCTctggaatttcataattttgtatTCGGCTTAGCGAGCAGATCCGCTAAGTGCATGAGCTTTAAAACTCAAACGTCATgttgactcgcttagcgagtccatgcgctaagcgagtcattCGAAACTGCCAACAAATAAGGCAATTGCCTTAGGCAGTTCCCATTTTACTTCCTCTGAGCATTTTCATTCACCCTCTGCACAGTACTTCAATCTCCGTGCATTGCCTTCATTTTTGCTCCCTCTTTGCACTCACATTCAACAGCACAAGTAAGCTTCTTaactttgttcattttatttccaaatttcaaGCTTTGGGCTAGTTAACTTAGTAGTGTTAGGTTGAATTTCTGTTAATACTTAGTTTTGTTAGGTTAGTTGTTCATTAGACTAGAATTAGGGTTTTATTATGGATACAATGTACTTGTTTTGATTAGGGTAAGATGGCCTAATAAGGGCCTAACTAGAGGGGTGAGAAGCCCCTGCTTTTTCTAGAAATCGCGATGAAcgcactaagcgagttcatcgttTCTGTTGAACATCTGGATTTccagatgaactcgctaaggGCGGCCCCATCCCACTAAGCACATTCATCTTCTCTGATTGAAAGTTCAATTGcatatgaactcgctaagctcGTCTGTGTGCTAAGCGAGTAATGTGTTCTCAGAGACTTagaattttttgtgttttgttgtgcGCTAAGCGTGCCCTATCAAGCTAAGCGCAATTATCtctctattttttctatttgttgGAATTAGGCTTAGCGAGTCTGTAGTGTTTTTCAGTAGAGTAGTCACACTAAGCGTGCCTTGCAGCGTTAAGCGCAAATCcttattgttttgaaaattcGTGGAATTGGGCTTTGTGAGCTTGCTCGCTATGCCAATTTTGCAGAAAAAATTGGATTTGTGTTCACTCGCTAAGCGTGTGGCTATCACGCTTAGTGTATGAGTCATTTTTCGTAAGGTGCGCTAAGCGCCCAAtctgatttttagttttattttctgatttttaatttgaataaattcttgtctaatcttgtgttttgattcttttgtatTGCAGATGGCTTCCCGTAAGAGAAAAGCCACAGCTTTAGTCTCTCAGGCCGGTTATGATGGATCAAGATTTGTATCACAGGAAGCCTGGGACCGTTACTCAAATAATGTGCTTGCCAAGAACATTTTGCGAGAAAGAAATGTCAAGCTACATATCAATGAGTTTGATGATTTCAGAAGACAATTGATTCGAAGAAATTGGCATAAACAACTGACCAACTTGACAGAGGGAAGCATTGAGGTGGCAATTGTGAAGGAATTCTATGCAAATCTATATGTCCCTGAGGACAAGTTTCCCAAGCAAGTTAGGGTTCGATGGCACTTGATAAAATTTGATGCTGATTCCTTCAACACCTTTTTAGAGACTCTAGTTGTCGTGGAGCAAGGGGAGAGCTTGCCCTCTTACTCCAGGTTTGCTAGACTGAGGCATGATCCTCAGGAGCTTGCAGCTCGGTTGTGTATCCTTGGGAGGGGATTTGTTCTTAATGCCGAGGGTCTGTCGTGGAAGCTCTTGATGAAAGATCTTACCACTCTGGCCTAAACCTGGAGTGTTCTATCTTATTCTAACTTGGCCCCGGCATCTCATACTTCTAATCTTAATCTGGATAGGGCCAAGTTAGTCTACGGGCTTGTAATGAAGATGAACATGAAC contains the following coding sequences:
- the LOC114386069 gene encoding uncharacterized protein LOC114386069; translation: MSNQKSIESAIKNLEVQVGQLAKQLANRPSTSFGANTEKNPKEECKAVMTKSKMVSMNEGEKRIGEEKQQLVTEPEIDPVMEPLSETEEEVEVEDDQQKEIPIINKYIHSENIIVEGNYSVVIQRILPPKHKDPGSLTIPCSIGEVSVGKALIDLGASINLMPLSLCRRLGELEIMPTRNGVIEDVLVQVKHLIFPADFVVMDIEEDTYIPLILGHPFMASASCAVDMGKKKLEMGIEDQKISFELFDE